The sequence GGGCGGCGGTCGTGCGGGCCCGGTTCGGGCGGCTCCACTCCCGTGTCGACAAGGGCTTCGGAGACTTCGCCACCGACGCCGACCTGGCCGCCGAGCGGGCGATCCTCGACGTCATCCGCGCCGCCCGGCCCGGGGACGCGGTGCACGGCGAGGAGGGCGGCCGGCAGGGGGCGGCCGACGCGGAGCGGGAGTGGCTGGTGGACCCCCTGTGCGGGACGCTCAACTACGCCACCGGCTCCCGGCTCGTCGCCGTCAACGTGGTGCTGCGCGGCGGCCCGGCCGCGGTGGCCGATCCGTTCAGCGGCGAGGTCTTCGTCACCGACGGGGAGACCGCCCGGCTCCGGTCCGGTGCGGAGGCCGGCGAGCGGCGGTTGGCGCCCACGGCGGACACCCGGCTCGTGGACGTGAACCTCGATCCGCCCTTCCCGAACGCGCCCGGCTTCCGGGCCGTCGACCTGCTCGCCCACCCCGGCTTCGTCCAGAACTTCCGCCCGCGCGTCGTCTCCACGACGCTGGCGCTCGCCTGGGTCGCGGCGGGCAGGCGGGCCGCCTACGTCACGGACGGCGGCGATCTGAGCGGGAGCGTGCACTTCGCCGCCGGGATCGCCCTGTGCCGCGCCGCCGGCTGCGTCGTCACCGGGGTCGACGGAGCTCCTGTCGGACCGGGCGGCGGCCGGGGGCTCGTCGCGGCTGCGGACACCGGGACCCACGAGCTGCTCATGTCGATGACCGGCGGTCGCGGCCGGACCGACTGAACCCCTCAGACGCGGAGTTCGGGCGGGAAGCCGGTCCAGCGGAGCTCGGCGGGCAGATGACCGGTGTCGTTGAACAGGAGCAGCGCCGGCGGACGGCCCGGCGCGTAACGGATCACCGTCAGCGCCGCGTTGGCGTGGTTGAGGCCCAGCCAGCGCCACTTCGGGGCGTCCAGCGCGGCCCGGACGAGCCAGCCGACGAGGAAGTTGTGCGTGACGAGGAGTTCATGGCGGGGCTCGTCGCCCTCGACCGTTCCCGTGAAGCGTGCCAGCGCCTCCTGAGCGAGCCCCGGGCCCAGCTCGCGCTCCGCCGCCGGGAATGCGGCCAGCCGCGCCAGGGTCTCGTCGGCCGACTCCACCGGCAGCTCCTCCCGTGACGGCAGGTACGGGAGGTAGTCACCGGCAGGTTCGGACCGCAGCAGAGGAACTCCCGGCAGTTGCTCGCCCACCAGCCGGGCCGTCTGCTCGGCGCGGGCGAGCGGGCCGTGGTGGATCGCCGTGACCGGTGCCCCGCGCAGCCGCTCGCCGAGCAGGGTGGCCTGGCGGCGGCCGGCGTCCGTCAGCGTGGACTCGTCGTCGGAGGCCTGGCCGTGCCGGGTCACGTACAGGTAGCGGGCAGCCGATGCCGTCATGGGCGGGTCCTCCGTAGCGGTTCATGATCGTGGAGACGCCTTGGGGGACGTCGGGCCGTGCCCGGGCGGTTCCGAGGGGGAAGGGCGAAGCGCCCCGGGACCTGATGCGCTGGGCCTGCCCCGGACGTGCGCGCGGCCGGTCTCCCGGGATGCGCGGGGGCGGCGCCCGGGGCACCGTGGAGGCATGGCCGAGCACCCGCCCGTGATCGTCTATCCGCCTTCCGCGACCGGAGGACGGCGGGTCACCGTGCACGGCCAGATCGTGGGCCTGGCGCACGGGCGGGGTGAGGTGGCCGCGCTGCTGCGGGCCGCGGGCTTCGCCCCCGGGCCCGACCAGAGCGTCGAGCTGGACCGGCCCGGACTGATCGAATGGCGCGGCGGCGACCTCGACACCTGGGGGTGATCCCGTGAAGCGTCGTCGAACGGTACGGGAGAGCGCGTCGATCGAACCGCCGCCCGGCTACTACCTCGCCGGGGACGCCGGGCGCGAGCCTCCCGGCGCCGCGCAGCGGGCACTGATCCTGGACTGGGTCGTGAGCCGCCGCATCGCGGGCGGCTGGCGCGTCGAGTCCCGCTCCGGGAGCCAGGTGGTGCTGGTGCGCGGGCAGCCGGTGAACCACGTGCTGCACGCCTTCCTCACCGTCTTCTCCTGTCTGGTCTGGGGCGTCGTGTGGGCCGGCCTCGCTTTGCTCAACCGCGTCGAGCGGGAGGCACTCACCGTCGACGCCCAGGGGCGCGTCGTCACGGTCCGTGCGCCCTGACTCGGGCCCCCGGCTCCCGGCCCCTT is a genomic window of Streptomyces sp. YPW6 containing:
- a CDS encoding inositol monophosphatase family protein yields the protein MTGSPAEPTDTEVAAAAALAGAAVVRARFGRLHSRVDKGFGDFATDADLAAERAILDVIRAARPGDAVHGEEGGRQGAADAEREWLVDPLCGTLNYATGSRLVAVNVVLRGGPAAVADPFSGEVFVTDGETARLRSGAEAGERRLAPTADTRLVDVNLDPPFPNAPGFRAVDLLAHPGFVQNFRPRVVSTTLALAWVAAGRRAAYVTDGGDLSGSVHFAAGIALCRAAGCVVTGVDGAPVGPGGGRGLVAAADTGTHELLMSMTGGRGRTD
- a CDS encoding histidine phosphatase family protein, whose translation is MTASAARYLYVTRHGQASDDESTLTDAGRRQATLLGERLRGAPVTAIHHGPLARAEQTARLVGEQLPGVPLLRSEPAGDYLPYLPSREELPVESADETLARLAAFPAAERELGPGLAQEALARFTGTVEGDEPRHELLVTHNFLVGWLVRAALDAPKWRWLGLNHANAALTVIRYAPGRPPALLLFNDTGHLPAELRWTGFPPELRV